GCACCGGCTCGCCGAACCGGACCCGCGGGTTGCGCTGCGGCGTGCGGTCGAACCAGTTGTGGTGGTAGGTCACCTTCAGCCGGCCGGTGTCCTGGGCGCCGTTGTCGTCGTCGTGACCCAGCAGCATGTTCTTGGTGTGCTTGTGGGTGTGGTTCCACGACACCGTGACGTAGCTGGAGCCCCGCTTGATGTCGATCGCGCCGTCGTAGCCGTCGGACAGGTCGTTGTGGTCGATCCACACGTGGTGGGAGAACATCTGCACGTTGATCGCGTCGTCCGCCCAGCCGCGGAACACCAGGTTGCGCACGATCACGTTGTGCACGGCGTCGGCGGGCGGCGACGTGACCTCGGAGACCGGCAGGCCGATGTTCAGCCCGCCGCCGGTCAGGCCCGAGGCCGAGCCGATGCCGACGATCGTCTTGTCCGACGTGACGTTGTGCATGGGGCCGGGCAGCGCGAGCATGCCGCGCACGCAGATGTTCAACGGCCCGGTCTGGGCGATCGCGGCCAGGAACTCCGCCGCCGTGTCGACCTCGATCGTGGGTCCGCCCGCGCCGCCGGTGGTGCCGCTCTGGCCCCACGCGGTGACCGAGGCGAACCCGATCGGCCGACCCGAGGTCGCGCACGTGCCGGGCTGCTGCGTCGTGGTCGTCGTGGTCGTGGTGGTGGTCGGACCGCCCGGCCCGGCCACGTCGGTGACCAGCACGTCGTCGAACACCGCCCCGGCGTAGTGCGTCGCCAGGCCGATCCGACCGCTGCCGAAGGTGGCGTCGGTCGCCGTCACCACCTGGGAACCGTCGACGAAGCCGCGCAACGTGCTGCCGAACGCCTCCAGCCGCACGGTGTGCCAGGAGCCGACGGTCACCGAGGCGGGCGCGGAGGCCAGGGCGGTGAACCCGCCGCCGACCCGCTTGCCGAGCACCACCGAGCCCGCGTTGGACAGGCCGAGGTAGTAGTAGTTGCTCGTGTTCTGGGCCCGCGCGGTCACCGCGACGTGCCGGTTCGACCCGTTGAACGCGGTCGGCTTGACCCTGGCCTGCACCGACTGGCCGGACCACGCGGTGCCCGCCAGGGTCCTGGCGTCGGAGCTGGAGCCGGACTGGCGCAACGCCCGCGACCCGTCGGCGACCACCGACCAGGTGCCGCCGCTGGAACTCCAGCCGGACGAGTTGCCGTCCTCGAAGTCGTCGACGAACAGGGTGGCGGCCGATGCCGAGGGCACCACCAGAACCGCCACCGCGACGATGAACCCGCTCGCCACGGCGGCGAGCGACGCTAATCTGCCGTGCTTGCTCAAAGGAGTCTCCTGTGTTGAACCGGGCGTTTCGCGCTCGATTCGGTCGGCCCGGCGCTGTTCACGGTGATGAATGCGTTCACGCTGGTGAACGCACGTGCGAACGCGTTCGGACGACGGCTGCCGACAAACGGAGGCGGCGGTTGGCGGCACGCTGATCGAAAGTGTGGTGAATCCTTGCGGCCGAAGGTAGAGGCTGGTTTCCGGAACGTCAACGCCGGGTTACCGGGCCGGTTCGGAATGTGATCGGGGAAAACGATCGCCTTGATCGACGCGGGCGAGCGCTCCCCCACGTCCCGTGGCTTGGGCGCTCCGACCGCCGCCGACCGGGCGGGAACCGCTCGGCGTCGTCGCCTCCCCCGGCGCGTCCGCCCGTCGGGCGGCACCGGGCCGACCCTTGCCGAAACTGTTTCGCAGGACATGGTGAAAAAGCGGCGCTAACGCCACCGCTACTCGCGGTTCGATGCCGTTCGACCGTTGTTCGATCGTCGTTCGACATTACTCGAAAGGGTTTCCGACCGCACCGCCGACGGCTCGGGAATCGTCCCCGTGGAATCGACTGGAAGGTAGTTCAACGGTGCGCTCCTTCAGCACTGCGGGCGGGGTGAGGACGGCGTTCACCGCGTTGCTCGCCGGTGTCCTCGCGATAACCGTGTCGACCTCGCCCACCAGCGCGTCGACCTCGTCGTCCGCGTCAGCCGCGCCGGTCTCGGCGGCTGCCGCGAAGACCGTGCACATCCCGGCCAGGTGGACGCAGACCGGCGAGGTGCCCTGGGCGGCCGACCGCACCAGGGAATCGACGAACTTCGTCCTGCTGTGGGGTGAGCGGTCGGGCGCCAACCCGGTGGCCGCGCCCTCGCCGTACAACTTCGACCCGAACAGCGTCATCGAGCAGCTGGAACGGCTCTACACGTTCTACGTGAACACCATGCGGTTCACGCCGGAAACCGGGTTGCTCGCCCAGCACAAGATCATCGTGATCATCACCCAGACCTGGGGCCGGTCGAACCTGGAGGCGTGGGCCACCGGTGGCTCGATCGACGGACGGGTGGGCATCATCAACATCGCGCCCGGCGCGGCCCTGCCCGGTTCGTGGGGCCTCGCGCACGAACTGGCCCACGTGTTCCAGAACTACACGTTCCTGGGACGGCCGGGGTACTCACGCGCTGGCTGCGGTCGGAGAACCTGTACTGGAGCTCCAGCAGGCACCACTACGGCAACTGGATGCTGGTGCAGTACATCAAGGACCGCGACGGCCTCGCGATGTTCAACCGCCTGTGGAACGAGGCGCGCGACAACGAGCACCCGCTGGAGGTCTACCGGCGGATCGCGGGCATCAGCCAGACCGAGCTGAACCGCCGCGTCGGCGAGTACGCGACGCGCAACGTGACGTGGGACTACGGCAACCGGTCCACGTTGATGCCGTTCATCGACAACGTCTACGGCGCCGGGTTCCTCAACGCCTACAACGGCGGTTCGGTCGAGGCGGTCGACGCCGCCGCCGGGCACTTCCGGATCAACACCCGGACCGTGCCGTCGGACTACGGCTACAACAAGATCAAGCTGGTGGCGGCCGACGGCGCGCTGGTGAAGGTGCGGGTGGAGGGCCACGCCGAGGCCGGGGCGACGGGCTGGACGTTCGGCCTGGTAGCGGTCCGCAACGGGACGCCGCGCTACTCGCCGCTGGTCGTCGGCGTCGACGGGCAGCTGACCTTCCAGCTCCAGGCCGGTGAGCGCGAGGTCCACTTGGTGGTGACCGCCACCCCGACGGCCGTGCCGCGCTACGCGTTCCTGGACGGCTACAACACCGCGCGCCGGTTCCCCTACGAGTTCCGGGTGTCCGGGGCGACGCCGTCGGGCTTCGAGCCTGGTCACGTCAAGCCCGCGCCGACCGGTGGCGGGCGCTGGCACGCCAAC
This genomic window from Saccharothrix sp. HUAS TT1 contains:
- a CDS encoding family 16 glycoside hydrolase, whose product is MSKHGRLASLAAVASGFIVAVAVLVVPSASAATLFVDDFEDGNSSGWSSSGGTWSVVADGSRALRQSGSSSDARTLAGTAWSGQSVQARVKPTAFNGSNRHVAVTARAQNTSNYYYLGLSNAGSVVLGKRVGGGFTALASAPASVTVGSWHTVRLEAFGSTLRGFVDGSQVVTATDATFGSGRIGLATHYAGAVFDDVLVTDVAGPGGPTTTTTTTTTTQQPGTCATSGRPIGFASVTAWGQSGTTGGAGGPTIEVDTAAEFLAAIAQTGPLNICVRGMLALPGPMHNVTSDKTIVGIGSASGLTGGGLNIGLPVSEVTSPPADAVHNVIVRNLVFRGWADDAINVQMFSHHVWIDHNDLSDGYDGAIDIKRGSSYVTVSWNHTHKHTKNMLLGHDDDNGAQDTGRLKVTYHHNWFDRTPQRNPRVRFGEPVHMFNNYYLYNTDVGVACQADSGCVVEGNYFEDVEEPVSNSYAGPGGRCVARNNVFVGESGQPDCSGAVQEPRDYYPYTLDDPNSVKAAVMAGAGVGKIG